The Lewinellaceae bacterium genome has a segment encoding these proteins:
- a CDS encoding type IX secretion system membrane protein PorP/SprF codes for MIRKIIFLSVLLFPMVGFGQDPVFSQFFSTPLQLNPAFAGVTYAPRITLNYRNQYPNWPNAYATYAATYEQSVEALNSGFGLIVLSDAAGDKLYKSTRISGVFGYKVRIKREHVIKFGVQAGIIQSYIDWDRLVFPDQLDEIYGETDSGGNPIISEENRPESLNKITPDISAGIMYYSPDFHIGLSVKHLNSPDESLLQINNNLQAGLPLRFTVHGGFEITLDQGNNSRPPTFISPNLMFVKQGDFGQINGGVYAGMRQFFGGLWYRHTFSNPDAVIALVGYRVGVLRFGYSYDLTISNLASAPGGTGGTHEISLSFNFEDSKEFKRKKAAMRSTDCFNFLN; via the coding sequence ATGATCCGAAAAATAATTTTTTTATCTGTTTTGCTTTTTCCAATGGTCGGTTTTGGGCAGGATCCTGTTTTTAGCCAGTTTTTTTCCACCCCGCTTCAGCTTAACCCTGCTTTTGCCGGGGTGACTTATGCGCCGCGTATTACGTTGAATTACAGAAACCAATATCCCAACTGGCCCAATGCCTATGCTACTTATGCTGCTACTTATGAACAATCGGTCGAAGCATTAAACAGTGGTTTTGGATTAATAGTTTTGAGCGATGCCGCCGGAGACAAACTGTATAAGAGCACCCGTATCTCAGGCGTTTTCGGTTACAAGGTACGGATCAAAAGGGAGCATGTCATAAAGTTTGGGGTTCAGGCCGGCATCATCCAATCTTATATCGATTGGGACCGGTTGGTCTTTCCTGATCAGCTGGATGAGATTTATGGGGAAACCGATTCGGGCGGGAATCCCATCATTAGTGAAGAGAACAGGCCTGAATCGCTCAATAAGATCACTCCGGATATTTCGGCGGGCATCATGTATTACAGTCCTGATTTTCACATAGGCTTATCCGTTAAACATCTCAATTCTCCTGATGAAAGCCTGTTGCAGATCAATAATAACCTCCAGGCGGGGTTGCCCCTGAGGTTCACTGTCCACGGAGGGTTTGAAATTACACTCGATCAGGGCAATAATAGCAGACCTCCGACGTTTATATCACCAAATTTAATGTTTGTAAAACAAGGAGATTTCGGACAGATCAACGGAGGTGTTTATGCTGGGATGAGGCAGTTTTTCGGAGGACTTTGGTATCGGCACACTTTCTCCAACCCGGATGCAGTAATAGCTCTTGTCGGATACAGGGTGGGTGTTTTGAGGTTTGGATACAGTTATGACCTCACGATTTCGAACCTTGCCAGCGCTCCCGGAGGAACAGGAGGAACCCATGAAATCTCATTAAGTTTCAACTTTGAAGACAGCAAAGAGTTCAAACGTAAAAAAGCAGCAATGCGTTCTACGGACTGTTTTAATTTTCTGAACTAG
- a CDS encoding BamA/TamA family outer membrane protein, whose product MHSKNYTTSYFSLKISSTILLSFLFLAIALPAQNQKVVIDQITVSGNDHTKPGVIFRELLFQKGDSVFIEELPEKLERSEESLLNTSLFTKAEIFFKNWEGHSNKVHIQVEVQEAWYIFPVPIFEWIDRNFNVWWVEQHRDLDRINLGIDFTHINLAGRRDRLNFQAKYGYVRQYGLKYAFPYLNKAKTLGLDGQVSYQKKREINFLTEGNKQLFYEDRDQFLYQKFSARLGVTYRPGHQVTHEWGLSYNWKSVVSSVLEELNPAYFAPGGGLERAFSLSYSFTLDKRDVYAYPLNGGYFQAKVTKPGLGIFHDKNMLFVATRFEQYFQFNEKWSSGYDLFGKVSVIRTRPPYENSHIMGSSTTTVPGYEYYILDGIDAVLLKAFCRFRALDYRLDFGRLMPFEAFKVIPFKLYLRLNSGWGYANDPFETGGNPLNRTLLWGGGPALDVVFFHDIVFRFEYSFNHLGEKGLFLHFKSNL is encoded by the coding sequence TTGCATTCCAAAAACTACACAACGTCGTATTTCTCCCTGAAAATCAGCAGCACCATTCTGCTTTCTTTCCTGTTTTTGGCAATCGCTCTCCCTGCCCAGAATCAAAAAGTCGTTATAGATCAAATTACCGTTTCCGGAAATGACCACACCAAACCAGGCGTTATTTTTCGGGAATTATTATTTCAGAAGGGAGACAGTGTTTTCATTGAGGAGCTCCCGGAAAAGCTGGAACGCAGTGAGGAATCTTTGCTGAATACAAGCCTTTTTACCAAAGCGGAAATTTTTTTTAAAAACTGGGAGGGGCATTCCAATAAGGTACATATTCAGGTTGAAGTGCAGGAAGCCTGGTATATTTTCCCAGTGCCTATCTTTGAATGGATCGACAGAAATTTCAATGTGTGGTGGGTTGAGCAGCATCGGGATCTGGATCGTATCAACCTCGGGATAGATTTCACCCATATCAATCTCGCGGGGAGGAGGGACAGGCTCAATTTTCAGGCCAAATACGGTTATGTGCGGCAGTATGGGTTGAAGTATGCTTTTCCTTACCTGAACAAAGCCAAAACACTGGGGCTGGACGGCCAGGTTTCCTACCAGAAAAAAAGAGAAATTAACTTTCTCACCGAAGGCAATAAACAACTTTTTTATGAAGACCGGGATCAATTCCTTTATCAAAAATTCTCGGCAAGGCTCGGAGTTACTTATCGCCCAGGCCACCAGGTCACCCATGAATGGGGATTGTCCTACAACTGGAAATCAGTAGTCTCCTCCGTTTTAGAAGAATTGAATCCGGCATATTTTGCCCCTGGCGGCGGATTGGAACGTGCTTTTAGTTTGTCGTATTCATTCACCTTAGACAAAAGAGATGTTTATGCTTATCCCCTGAACGGAGGGTATTTTCAGGCCAAGGTGACCAAGCCGGGACTGGGGATCTTTCACGACAAGAATATGTTGTTTGTTGCCACCCGTTTCGAGCAATATTTTCAATTCAACGAAAAGTGGAGCAGCGGTTATGATCTTTTTGGGAAAGTTTCCGTGATCCGCACAAGACCACCTTATGAAAATAGCCATATCATGGGGTCAAGTACTACTACAGTACCCGGCTATGAATATTATATCCTGGATGGTATTGACGCTGTTTTACTCAAGGCTTTTTGCCGTTTCCGGGCACTTGATTACCGTCTTGATTTTGGGAGGCTGATGCCTTTTGAAGCCTTTAAAGTCATTCCCTTTAAATTGTATCTTCGGCTAAACAGCGGATGGGGATATGCCAATGATCCTTTCGAGACTGGGGGCAATCCTCTGAATCGCACCCTGCTTTGGGGAGGAGGCCCTGCGCTGGATGTTGTATTTTTTCACGACATTGTCTTTCGTTTTGAGTACAGCTTTAACCACCTTGGCGAAAAAGGGTTATTTTTACATTTTAAGTCCAATCTTTAA
- a CDS encoding TonB-dependent receptor → MKKLISLTAMQLCLSLFMWAQDSAGSVHGSVMDATHEPLAFANLLLFDATDSTLVKAEYSAEDGSFKMRNIDPGQYWLKASFVGFPDFISDVLSVQANKITEIPMVVLDNEGTELAEVVVTALKPLIEVKPDKTVFNVEGSINATGNTAFDLLRKAPGLVVDNNDNIILLGKSGVRIFIDGRPSPLSADDLVEMLKGMQSDQIEAIEIITNPSAKYEAEGNAGIINIRMKKDKRNGTNANLSLGYTVAVFPKYNGSLGINHRNKHMNAFGSYSYNTGNRRNFFNLYREQLGMVYDQRNIRTADYANHNFKAGADYFLNDKNTVGFSVGGFVSDRNDLNDGRTEISLASSDIIDSLLLATSRNSSMTSNMDYNVNYQFDGGTGTIWNFDANYGQFRRDGDAYQPNLYTSPDEKVVYAERIFRSETPTDIDLLSFKLDHERNLLGGKLETGLKFANVTTDNTFNFYNVEGASNVLDTDRSNNFVYKENVGAAYFNFQRQFEKWSILAGLRAEQTRSVGTLSSSQTNENDEVKRSYLDFFPSGGVTYQASPKTTWRLNYSRRITRPSYQDLNPFEYKLDELTYQRGNPFLQPQYTQSVQLTHSFNYRYNTTLSYSFTNDYFTQIIDTTETSRSFITNKNLASQQVISLNFGAPITITKWWNVYANVNAYQQLNKADFGEGKIVNVKVNAFNIYNQHTFMLPKGISLELSGFYNSPSVWGGTFRTKSMWSVEAGLKMKVLNDRGNIKIAVGDIFNTMQWSGNSDFGGVAIANSGSWESRRLSVNFSYLFGNEKVKTRNRKTGIEDEQNRIKSE, encoded by the coding sequence ATGAAAAAATTAATTAGCTTGACTGCTATGCAGTTATGCCTGAGCCTCTTTATGTGGGCACAGGATTCAGCCGGCAGCGTCCACGGCTCAGTAATGGACGCCACTCACGAACCTTTGGCGTTCGCCAATCTTTTACTTTTCGATGCAACAGACAGTACGCTGGTGAAAGCAGAATATTCTGCTGAAGACGGCTCCTTTAAGATGCGTAATATTGACCCCGGGCAATACTGGCTCAAGGCAAGTTTTGTCGGATTTCCGGATTTTATCTCCGACGTATTATCCGTTCAGGCCAACAAGATCACTGAAATACCGATGGTGGTACTGGATAATGAAGGGACGGAACTGGCAGAAGTGGTAGTGACGGCCTTAAAGCCGCTCATCGAGGTGAAGCCTGATAAAACGGTCTTCAATGTGGAAGGCAGTATCAATGCTACCGGCAACACGGCTTTTGATTTACTTCGCAAAGCCCCCGGGCTGGTAGTGGATAACAACGACAATATTATCCTGCTCGGCAAAAGCGGTGTCCGGATTTTTATTGACGGGCGGCCTTCTCCGCTGAGCGCGGATGACCTGGTAGAAATGCTCAAGGGCATGCAGTCCGATCAGATCGAAGCCATTGAAATCATTACCAATCCTTCTGCAAAATACGAAGCGGAAGGCAATGCCGGTATCATCAACATCCGGATGAAAAAGGACAAACGCAATGGAACCAATGCCAATTTGAGCCTGGGATATACGGTGGCCGTTTTTCCTAAATATAATGGTTCTCTGGGCATCAACCACCGCAATAAACATATGAACGCTTTTGGTTCCTATTCTTACAATACAGGGAATCGACGCAACTTTTTTAATTTGTACCGCGAACAATTGGGCATGGTGTACGACCAGCGCAATATCAGAACGGCTGATTATGCCAACCATAACTTTAAAGCAGGTGCGGATTATTTTCTGAATGATAAAAACACCGTCGGTTTTTCTGTGGGTGGTTTTGTCAGCGACAGGAACGACCTGAATGACGGGCGCACAGAGATATCCCTGGCTTCAAGCGATATCATTGATAGCCTTTTACTCGCCACCAGCAGGAATAGTTCCATGACGAGCAATATGGATTATAATGTGAATTATCAGTTTGATGGAGGAACCGGTACGATCTGGAACTTCGATGCCAATTACGGACAATTCCGCAGGGATGGTGATGCCTACCAACCCAACCTGTACACCAGTCCGGATGAAAAGGTAGTTTATGCCGAACGCATTTTTAGGAGCGAAACGCCAACCGATATTGACCTGCTGAGTTTCAAACTGGATCATGAACGCAACCTTTTGGGCGGCAAACTCGAAACGGGGTTGAAATTCGCCAATGTAACCACTGACAATACCTTCAATTTTTACAATGTAGAGGGAGCATCAAACGTATTGGATACGGATAGAAGCAATAACTTTGTCTATAAGGAGAATGTCGGGGCGGCGTATTTCAACTTCCAGCGGCAGTTTGAGAAATGGAGTATCCTGGCAGGATTAAGGGCCGAGCAGACCCGATCAGTAGGAACACTTTCAAGTTCACAGACCAATGAAAATGATGAGGTGAAACGTTCTTACCTGGACTTTTTCCCTTCGGGAGGGGTCACTTACCAGGCCAGCCCCAAAACGACCTGGAGGTTGAATTACAGCCGTAGGATCACCCGTCCGAGTTATCAGGATCTCAATCCTTTTGAATACAAACTCGATGAGTTGACTTACCAGCGCGGCAATCCTTTTTTGCAACCGCAGTACACTCAATCCGTGCAATTGACGCATTCGTTCAATTACCGTTACAATACGACTTTGAGCTACAGTTTTACCAATGATTATTTTACGCAGATCATCGATACTACTGAGACGAGCCGGAGCTTTATTACCAATAAAAACCTGGCCAGCCAGCAGGTCATTTCCCTGAATTTCGGGGCGCCGATCACCATCACGAAATGGTGGAATGTTTATGCCAATGTCAATGCCTATCAACAATTGAACAAAGCCGATTTTGGAGAAGGGAAAATTGTCAATGTAAAGGTAAATGCATTTAACATTTATAATCAGCACACCTTCATGTTGCCCAAAGGAATCTCTCTCGAACTTTCAGGATTTTATAACTCACCCTCTGTTTGGGGAGGTACTTTCCGGACGAAATCCATGTGGAGCGTTGAGGCAGGCCTGAAGATGAAAGTATTAAATGACAGAGGAAACATAAAAATCGCTGTAGGAGATATTTTCAACACCATGCAATGGTCGGGGAACAGTGATTTTGGCGGAGTAGCTATTGCGAACAGTGGAAGCTGGGAAAGCCGTAGGCTGAGCGTTAATTTTTCTTATCTTTTCGGAAATGAAAAAGTCAAAACACGCAATAGAAAAACCGGCATTGAAGATGAACAGAACCGGATAAAATCGGAGTAA
- a CDS encoding NAD kinase, which translates to MQVAIFSRKFKKKDLPYLQDLFDVLFEEQIIPFIYEPFFEELKEVVDFRREVGIFENHLDFSVKKIDFFITMGGDGTILDALTLVQDSGVPIVGINLGRLGFLASIEKKRIREAILSLQKGMYTIQDRTMLYLESNFPLFNGQPFALNDFTLLKRDTSSMITVHTYINGAYLNSYWADGLIIATPTGSTAYSLSCGGPIIFPGSGNFVVTPVAPHNLNVRPIVIPDDSVLSFEIEGRTENYLCTLDSRFDVVTVQHQLAIRKNDFSARIVQLHDVHFMETLHKKLAWGTDARN; encoded by the coding sequence ATGCAAGTAGCCATATTCAGTAGAAAATTCAAGAAAAAAGACCTCCCCTACCTTCAGGATCTGTTCGATGTTCTGTTTGAGGAACAGATCATTCCCTTTATTTACGAACCTTTTTTTGAGGAACTGAAGGAAGTGGTGGATTTCCGTCGCGAGGTTGGTATTTTTGAAAACCACCTGGATTTCAGCGTAAAAAAAATCGACTTTTTTATTACTATGGGCGGAGATGGAACCATCCTGGATGCATTGACTCTTGTGCAGGATAGTGGGGTGCCCATTGTGGGGATCAATCTTGGTCGGCTCGGTTTTTTGGCCAGCATTGAAAAAAAACGGATCCGGGAGGCCATCCTTTCCCTACAAAAAGGGATGTACACCATTCAGGACCGAACCATGCTCTACCTGGAATCCAATTTTCCATTGTTTAACGGACAGCCTTTTGCCCTGAATGATTTTACCCTGCTGAAAAGAGACACCTCTTCCATGATCACGGTACATACTTACATCAATGGCGCTTACCTCAATTCCTACTGGGCTGACGGGTTGATCATAGCTACGCCGACGGGCTCAACAGCTTATTCTTTGAGTTGTGGCGGACCCATCATTTTTCCGGGTTCGGGCAATTTTGTGGTCACTCCTGTTGCGCCACATAACCTCAATGTACGCCCTATCGTGATCCCGGATGATTCGGTGCTTTCTTTTGAAATTGAAGGTCGTACGGAAAACTACCTTTGTACGCTCGATTCGAGGTTTGATGTGGTGACCGTACAGCATCAGCTGGCGATCCGAAAAAATGACTTTTCCGCAAGGATCGTTCAGTTGCACGATGTGCATTTTATGGAAACCCTCCACAAAAAATTGGCATGGGGTACGGATGCGAGAAATTGA
- a CDS encoding SUMF1/EgtB/PvdO family nonheme iron enzyme, producing the protein MKNLLKLNAILFGIVLVLSSCGRSERSDITGWKVNDQKWGGFEKQSDYKGQEAGPNLVLIEGGTFTMGNTEQDVLYSWNSIPRRVTVSSFYMDETEVSNSNYREYLYWLDRVFGESYPEVRLNALPDTLVWREELSYNEPYVETYFRHPAYDDYPVVGVNWLQAVDFCKWRTDRVNEMILVEKGILNLNPDEQIDDENFNTEAYLLGQYEGNVRKNLKDLRTGGERRVRFEDGIVLPEYRLPTEAEWEYAALALQGNQIGGVDELISDRRIYPWNGNTVRYQKRDKQQGEILANFKKGHGDYMGLAGKLNDNACPTAPVRSYLPNDFGLYNMAGNVNEWTLDLFRPLTSITLSDAQGHDLNPYRGNKFKKKVLDENGLPDGTDSLGRIRYEYVEDDEAADRENYKRGQVYNYMDGDQESQAVYEYGKSTLISDKARVFKGGGWDDRAYWLAPGARRYKDEDKASRDIGFRCAMVRVGAPSGNDQVSGNQFKTKKRGKRRY; encoded by the coding sequence ATGAAAAATTTGTTGAAATTAAACGCAATCCTTTTCGGGATTGTACTCGTGTTGAGCTCATGTGGCCGCAGTGAGCGTTCTGACATTACAGGTTGGAAGGTCAATGACCAAAAATGGGGCGGCTTTGAAAAACAGTCTGATTATAAAGGTCAGGAAGCCGGTCCAAACCTCGTACTCATTGAAGGGGGTACGTTCACCATGGGAAATACTGAACAGGATGTTTTGTACTCCTGGAATAGTATTCCAAGAAGGGTGACGGTTTCTTCATTCTACATGGATGAAACAGAGGTGTCAAACAGCAATTACAGAGAGTATTTGTACTGGCTTGATCGAGTATTCGGTGAAAGCTATCCGGAAGTACGCTTGAATGCTCTGCCTGATACGCTCGTTTGGCGTGAGGAACTTTCTTACAACGAACCTTATGTTGAAACTTATTTCCGCCACCCGGCTTATGATGATTATCCGGTGGTAGGGGTCAACTGGTTGCAAGCCGTTGACTTCTGTAAATGGCGTACCGACAGGGTAAACGAAATGATTCTTGTGGAAAAAGGTATTCTCAACCTAAACCCTGATGAGCAGATCGATGATGAAAACTTCAACACTGAAGCTTATCTCCTCGGTCAGTACGAAGGAAATGTTCGCAAGAACCTTAAAGACCTTCGCACCGGTGGTGAGCGTAGAGTGCGTTTTGAAGACGGAATCGTGCTTCCTGAATACCGCCTGCCTACTGAAGCAGAGTGGGAGTATGCCGCACTGGCATTACAGGGTAACCAGATCGGTGGCGTTGATGAATTGATCTCTGACAGAAGAATTTATCCTTGGAACGGCAATACAGTACGTTACCAAAAACGTGATAAGCAACAGGGTGAAATTCTTGCCAACTTCAAAAAAGGACATGGTGATTACATGGGTCTTGCAGGTAAATTGAATGACAATGCCTGTCCTACAGCTCCTGTTCGTTCTTACCTTCCTAATGACTTTGGTCTGTATAATATGGCCGGTAATGTGAATGAATGGACGCTTGACCTTTTCAGACCATTGACCAGTATCACTTTGAGTGATGCCCAGGGCCATGACCTGAACCCTTACCGGGGTAATAAGTTCAAGAAAAAAGTGTTGGACGAAAATGGATTGCCGGATGGTACAGACAGCCTTGGACGTATTCGTTACGAGTATGTTGAGGATGATGAAGCTGCCGATCGTGAAAATTACAAGCGTGGACAGGTGTATAACTATATGGACGGTGACCAGGAGTCACAGGCCGTTTACGAATATGGCAAGTCCACTCTGATCAGTGATAAGGCTCGCGTTTTTAAAGGCGGCGGATGGGATGACAGAGCCTACTGGCTCGCTCCTGGAGCTCGTCGTTACAAAGATGAAGATAAAGCTTCCCGTGACATCGGTTTCCGTTGTGCAATGGTTAGAGTGGGTGCGCCTTCTGGTAATGACCAGGTGAGTGGCAACCAGTTCAAAACCAAAAAAAGAGGAAAAAGAAGATATTAG
- a CDS encoding XdhC family protein — MNYYICSMNVWNFIVEKNKHNLATLLLLVTESEGSSPGRQGFKMAISSDGDLTGTIGGGIMEHKWVELGRELLQRGDTQILIKKQYHDDSRSEDRSGMICSGMQWLVLVPITPERLEVISLFDEGNREIFLEIHPKGLRVLPIVPSSPPLFFNYQNDDQWIYRERKFRKPVVHIVGGGHVGLAVCRTMAMLDFHVINYDNRQDLITMERNPYAHEKIIVPYEAIGQNLDSQPEDYLIIMTFGYRTDKIVLEQLLQRKFTYMGMMGSKAKTKRLFEAMIAEGVEAKALEHIHAPIGLDIGSKTAEEISISISAQIIGLKNGRT; from the coding sequence TTGAATTATTATATTTGCTCTATGAACGTCTGGAATTTCATCGTAGAAAAAAATAAACACAACCTCGCCACCTTACTGCTTTTGGTAACAGAAAGTGAGGGAAGTTCCCCGGGCAGACAGGGCTTTAAAATGGCTATTTCTTCCGACGGCGACCTCACCGGCACCATCGGCGGCGGCATTATGGAACACAAATGGGTGGAACTGGGCCGTGAGCTGTTACAAAGGGGCGACACACAAATCCTGATCAAAAAACAATATCACGATGACTCCCGGTCTGAGGACCGATCGGGTATGATTTGTTCAGGTATGCAATGGTTGGTACTGGTTCCGATTACCCCGGAAAGACTGGAGGTCATATCACTGTTTGACGAAGGCAATCGGGAAATCTTCCTGGAAATTCATCCGAAAGGATTACGGGTACTCCCAATTGTCCCTTCTTCTCCTCCCCTCTTTTTTAACTACCAGAATGATGATCAATGGATTTACCGGGAACGCAAATTCAGAAAGCCCGTTGTCCATATCGTCGGTGGCGGCCATGTGGGACTGGCGGTTTGCCGCACCATGGCCATGCTCGATTTTCATGTGATCAATTATGATAACCGGCAAGACCTCATCACTATGGAGCGCAATCCTTACGCCCATGAAAAAATAATCGTGCCATACGAAGCCATCGGACAAAATCTGGACAGCCAGCCTGAGGACTATCTCATCATCATGACTTTCGGCTATCGCACCGATAAAATTGTATTGGAACAACTGCTCCAACGAAAATTCACCTATATGGGCATGATGGGCAGCAAAGCTAAAACGAAACGCCTTTTTGAGGCAATGATCGCGGAAGGCGTTGAGGCCAAAGCCCTGGAACACATCCACGCACCGATCGGGCTTGACATTGGCAGTAAAACGGCGGAAGAGATCAGCATCAGTATATCAGCGCAGATTATTGGATTGAAGAACGGGAGGACTTAA
- a CDS encoding UDP-N-acetylmuramoyl-tripeptide--D-alanyl-D-alanine ligase produces the protein MDIRSLYNIYQKHPNVCTDSRAVKQGDLFFALKGESFDGNKFAAGALEQGAAYVVIDDAQYKQDDRFILVEDVLQTLQELARHHRRQFTIPVLGLTGSNGKTTTKELIAAVLEQKYRIHATRGNFNNHIGVPLTLLSMPQDTELAVIEMGANHLREIAFLCAIAEPTHGLITNVGKAHLEGFGSFEGVRKTKAEIYNWLVGIDGVGFVNQNEPYLEEMAQAVQQKVFYGKDGVAELAGASPFVEFFMTDGAEKVKVKTQIIGAYNFNNILTAITIGQFFGVPDEAIRSGLENYLPQNNRSQLMEKDGNTYIMDAYNANPVSMEKALLSFSEMDQAGKRKIAILGDMRELGSVSEEEHRKMVSLVQNLQIDTVVFVGPEFAKVTKEGNHIHFDHAAEAKTWFKKEAPSGALILLKGSRGIRLEEVVS, from the coding sequence ATGGATATCCGTTCTTTATACAATATTTATCAAAAACACCCCAACGTTTGCACTGATTCCCGGGCCGTAAAACAAGGGGATCTTTTTTTTGCGCTGAAAGGAGAAAGCTTTGATGGCAATAAATTTGCTGCCGGAGCACTTGAACAAGGGGCTGCTTATGTGGTCATCGATGATGCTCAGTATAAACAAGATGACCGATTTATATTGGTCGAAGATGTTTTACAAACTTTGCAAGAACTCGCTCGTCATCATCGCCGTCAATTCACTATCCCTGTCCTCGGTCTTACCGGTTCGAATGGTAAGACCACTACCAAAGAACTGATCGCTGCGGTGCTGGAGCAAAAATACAGGATCCATGCCACCCGAGGGAATTTCAATAACCACATCGGCGTCCCGCTGACCCTGCTTTCCATGCCCCAGGATACGGAACTTGCCGTCATCGAAATGGGCGCCAACCACCTGCGGGAAATAGCCTTCCTTTGTGCCATTGCAGAGCCTACTCATGGATTGATTACCAATGTGGGTAAGGCACACCTGGAAGGCTTTGGCAGCTTTGAAGGGGTACGAAAGACTAAAGCTGAAATTTACAACTGGCTTGTCGGAATCGATGGCGTCGGTTTTGTCAATCAAAATGAACCTTACCTGGAGGAGATGGCCCAAGCGGTGCAGCAAAAGGTCTTTTATGGAAAAGATGGCGTGGCAGAACTCGCAGGCGCTTCTCCTTTTGTGGAATTTTTTATGACCGACGGAGCAGAAAAAGTAAAGGTGAAAACTCAAATTATCGGCGCTTACAATTTTAATAATATCCTGACGGCCATCACTATTGGCCAATTTTTTGGTGTTCCTGACGAAGCCATCCGGTCAGGGCTGGAAAATTATCTGCCCCAAAACAATCGCTCCCAATTAATGGAAAAGGACGGCAATACCTATATCATGGATGCCTATAATGCCAATCCGGTAAGCATGGAAAAGGCTTTGCTCAGTTTTTCGGAAATGGACCAGGCCGGAAAAAGAAAAATAGCGATCCTCGGGGATATGCGCGAATTGGGGAGTGTCAGTGAGGAGGAACACCGTAAAATGGTAAGCCTTGTCCAAAACCTCCAAATTGATACCGTAGTATTTGTCGGCCCTGAGTTTGCAAAGGTGACCAAAGAGGGGAACCATATTCATTTTGACCACGCCGCCGAGGCTAAAACCTGGTTTAAAAAAGAAGCTCCTTCCGGAGCATTAATCCTGCTCAAAGGTTCCCGGGGGATTCGATTGGAAGAAGTTGTTTCTTAA
- a CDS encoding cyclase family protein: MKIKLIHNGKPYQADLQVPIDISIPLDAGNETVNCFYAPPLEVSPVVAGDFIGSTEQGGPVNFMNIKLNPHGNGTHTECVGHIARERFTINQCLKTFHFPARLVTVTPETLENGDRIILRRSLEQVFHHDDVEALIIRTLPNEISKMKRHYSGTNPVYFHHDAISFLVERGINHLLTDLPSVDREEDGGKLLAHKAFWKYPEDIRRSATITELVYVPDVVTDGLYLLNVQITSLEVDASPSKPVIYQLTKL, encoded by the coding sequence ATGAAAATAAAGCTTATACATAACGGTAAACCCTACCAGGCAGATCTTCAGGTGCCTATTGATATATCAATCCCACTGGACGCAGGAAACGAAACGGTGAATTGTTTTTACGCTCCCCCTCTTGAAGTATCGCCGGTGGTTGCGGGGGATTTTATCGGTTCCACCGAACAGGGCGGTCCGGTCAATTTTATGAACATCAAACTCAACCCGCACGGCAACGGCACCCATACCGAATGTGTGGGCCATATTGCCCGCGAGCGATTTACCATTAACCAATGCCTGAAAACTTTTCACTTTCCGGCAAGGCTGGTTACCGTTACGCCGGAAACATTGGAAAACGGGGACCGCATTATCCTTCGCAGATCATTGGAGCAGGTTTTTCATCACGATGATGTTGAAGCTTTGATCATCCGTACCCTGCCGAATGAAATTTCAAAAATGAAGCGCCATTATTCAGGCACCAATCCGGTATATTTTCACCATGACGCCATCAGTTTTCTCGTTGAAAGAGGCATCAATCACCTATTGACGGATCTTCCTTCCGTGGACAGGGAAGAGGATGGAGGCAAATTGCTGGCTCATAAGGCGTTTTGGAAATATCCGGAAGATATTCGTCGATCCGCTACGATCACTGAGTTGGTTTATGTGCCGGATGTCGTGACGGATGGTCTGTACCTCTTGAATGTTCAGATCACAAGTCTTGAAGTGGATGCGAGCCCGAGTAAGCCGGTGATTTACCAGCTGACAAAGCTGTAA